In the Acidovorax sp. A79 genome, one interval contains:
- a CDS encoding N-acetyltransferase family protein, with protein MQNVSPTEHPLQVALVAEHQHASLVDLLRELHVFYNEGASPARQVVMEHLRQNLLAPGSAQRLLVASRSDSVVVGLAAFSLVYSLVEFAEDQRRHCQLKELYVSSAERSQGTGRALMSGLARYALDHGCRRIDWPVKASNARGILFYESLGAQRVAERLSYRLTAPALGRLAQNRGCAGAGPALN; from the coding sequence ATGCAGAACGTCAGCCCCACGGAACACCCACTTCAGGTCGCCCTCGTCGCCGAACACCAGCATGCATCGCTGGTCGACCTGCTGCGCGAACTGCACGTCTTCTACAACGAAGGCGCCTCGCCCGCTCGGCAGGTGGTGATGGAGCACCTCCGCCAGAACCTCCTGGCGCCCGGCTCCGCCCAGCGTTTGCTGGTTGCTTCGCGCAGCGACAGCGTTGTGGTGGGCCTGGCGGCGTTCTCGCTGGTGTATTCGCTGGTCGAATTTGCAGAGGACCAGCGCAGGCATTGCCAGCTCAAAGAGCTGTACGTGAGTTCGGCCGAGAGAAGCCAGGGGACTGGCCGGGCGCTCATGTCCGGGCTCGCCCGGTATGCCTTGGACCACGGCTGCCGCCGCATCGACTGGCCTGTGAAGGCGTCGAACGCCAGGGGAATCCTGTTCTACGAAAGCCTCGGTGCCCAGCGTGTGGCCGAACGGCTCAGTTACCGGCTGACTGCGCCCGCACTGGGCCGGCTGGCCCAGAACCGTGGATGTGCCGGCGCAGGGCCCGCATTGAACTGA